One Setaria viridis chromosome 7, Setaria_viridis_v4.0, whole genome shotgun sequence genomic region harbors:
- the LOC117864600 gene encoding pathogenesis-related protein 1C: MSSLTYLTVLSLLALAASPPSGASADVAAPSPRRAPRGPAIAAQFLSLINAVRADAGVPPLSWNATAAQRTKLHASWLRDSAGCDLDQKERAPVRVEMGTAMTWYRGYDGRPTPADAVALWLTERPWYDRAADTCAAGQECGNYRLVVKPEWRQLGCALVACPSGGAVAACAYRRGLGTK; this comes from the coding sequence ATGTCTTCCTTAACCTACCTCACCGTCCTCTCACTGCTGGCTCTGGCGGCCTCGCCGCCCTCGGGCGCCTCCGCCGACGTCGCGGCCCCATCCCCACGCCGCGCTCCTCGCGGCCCGGCCATCGCCGCGCAGTTCCTGTCCTTGATCAACGCCGTGCGCGCCGACGCCGGGGTGCCGCCGCTGTCGTGGAACGCGACGGCGGCGCAGCGCACCAAGCTGCACGCGAGCTGGCTCCGCGACTCGGCGGGGTGCGACCTGGACCAGAAGGAACGGGCCCCCGTACGCGTGGAGATGGGGACGGCCATGACCTGGTACCGTGGCTACGACGGCCGTCCGACGCCCGCCGACGCGGTGGCGTTGTGGCTGACCGAGCGGCCGTGGTACGACCGCGCCGCCGACACGTGCGCGGCCGGACAAGAGTGCGGGAACTACAGGCTGGTGGTGAAGCCCGAGTGGCGCCAGCTCGGGTGCGCCCTGGTGGCGTGCCCGtccggcggcgccgtggcggcgTGCGCGTACCGCAGGGGGCTGGGGACTAAGTGA